A window of the Bradyrhizobium ottawaense genome harbors these coding sequences:
- a CDS encoding ABC transporter substrate-binding protein, with the protein MRSKGIGALSIAIAAAGLLYAAAPAFAQQKTITVWFGKGFYKSEDDALLETIKKFEAKTGIKVELSQYAIQDMIPKTVAALDSGTVPDVAYSDSYDVQAQGKWAYEGKLEDLSDILLPMKGAFAPNTLETALLYNDVAKKKAYYGFPLKQQSMHVQIWQDMLEQAGFKQSDIPTKWEDYWSFWCDKVQPAIRKATGQRIYAVGQPMGVESTDSFQSFYTFMDAYNVKLVDDDGKLLVDDPKVRANLISALKDYTDTYVRGCTPPSSTTWKDPDNNVAFHNRTIVMTHNFTISIAAKWLDDANNPALTPEQRAAGKKAYEETIITASFPNKPDGTPIKYRSDVKTGLIFANAKNKAEGKQFVAFLMQEENLRPYVEGALGRWFPVTTASQASPFWQADRHRKAVHAQFTGGTTPFDFTKNWKFTILNNENVWAKAMNRVVSEKVPVDKAVDELIARLKQVAG; encoded by the coding sequence GTGAGATCCAAGGGAATTGGTGCGCTTTCAATCGCGATCGCCGCTGCCGGGCTGTTGTATGCCGCAGCGCCCGCGTTCGCTCAGCAAAAGACGATCACGGTCTGGTTCGGCAAGGGCTTCTACAAGTCCGAGGACGACGCGCTGCTGGAGACGATCAAGAAATTCGAGGCCAAGACCGGCATCAAGGTCGAACTGTCGCAATACGCCATCCAGGACATGATCCCGAAGACGGTGGCGGCGCTGGATTCCGGCACCGTGCCCGATGTCGCCTATTCCGACAGCTACGACGTGCAGGCGCAGGGCAAGTGGGCCTATGAAGGCAAGCTCGAAGACCTCTCCGACATCCTGCTGCCGATGAAGGGGGCGTTCGCGCCGAACACGCTGGAGACGGCGCTGCTCTATAACGACGTCGCCAAGAAGAAGGCCTATTACGGCTTCCCGCTGAAGCAGCAGAGCATGCACGTCCAGATCTGGCAGGACATGCTGGAACAGGCCGGCTTCAAGCAGAGCGACATCCCGACCAAATGGGAAGATTACTGGTCGTTCTGGTGCGACAAGGTGCAGCCCGCGATCCGCAAGGCCACCGGCCAGCGCATCTACGCCGTCGGCCAGCCGATGGGCGTGGAATCCACCGACTCGTTCCAGTCGTTCTACACCTTCATGGACGCCTACAACGTCAAGCTGGTCGACGACGACGGCAAGCTTTTGGTCGACGATCCCAAGGTGCGCGCCAACCTGATCAGCGCGCTGAAGGATTACACCGACACCTATGTCCGCGGCTGCACGCCGCCCTCCTCCACCACCTGGAAGGATCCGGACAACAACGTCGCGTTCCACAACAGAACGATCGTGATGACGCACAACTTCACGATCTCGATCGCGGCAAAGTGGCTCGACGACGCCAACAACCCGGCATTGACCCCGGAACAGCGCGCGGCCGGCAAAAAGGCGTATGAGGAAACCATCATCACCGCCTCGTTCCCCAACAAGCCGGATGGCACACCGATCAAGTACCGTTCCGACGTCAAGACCGGGCTGATCTTCGCAAATGCGAAGAACAAGGCGGAAGGCAAGCAGTTCGTCGCCTTCCTGATGCAGGAAGAAAACCTGCGGCCCTATGTCGAAGGCGCGCTCGGCCGCTGGTTCCCGGTCACGACCGCCAGCCAGGCGAGCCCGTTCTGGCAGGCCGACCGGCATCGCAAGGCGGTCCACGCCCAGTTCACCGGCGGCACCACGCCGTTCGACTTCACCAAGAACTGGAAGTTCACTATCCTGAACAACGAGAACGTCTGGGCCAAGGCGATGAACCGGGTGGTGAGCGAGAAGGTACCGGTCGACAAGGCCGTCGACGAACTGATCGCCCGCCTCAAGCAGGTCGCGGGTTAG